In one Colletotrichum destructivum chromosome 2, complete sequence genomic region, the following are encoded:
- a CDS encoding Putative SGNH hydrolase-type esterase domain, SGNH hydrolase superfamily, whose protein sequence is MSEERTIRIFCFGDSLTAGYSAYGAVYHPYSITLAKKLSRDLSNTRVVATDNGMPGDLVSQGAFEKRFESEMSQNTYDWVIVLGGTNDLAYSVPPERIFDSLRRVYDSAVAKGSKVLALTVPERAAKNEGLETLRRQLNNAILSYQSPNYHAFDLNSRIPYHSLTERERKRYWDDGLHLTAAGYDWMGAHVAEALGDLVELERNPDSRRARRARRHIEEEICFDEEDGDPRSLSGGYVVVRMRDLN, encoded by the exons ATGTCGGAAGAAAGGACGATCCGCATCTTTTGCTTCGGTGACTCGCTGACGGCGGGGTATTCGGCCTACGGCGCCGTCTACCATCCGTACTCCATCACCCTCGCCAAGAAGCTCTCGCGGGATCTCTCGAACACGCGTGTTGTCGCGACCGACAACGGTATGCCCGGGGACTTGGTCTCGCAGGGCGCCTTTGAGAAGCGGTtcgagagcgaga TGAGCCAGAACACATATGACTGGGTTATCGTATTAGGCGGCACGAA TGATCTCGCCTACAGCGTACCTCCAGAAAGGATATTCGACTCCCTTCGCCGGGTCTACGACTCGGCCGTAGCCAAGGGGAGCAAAGTCCTCGCCCTTACAGTCCCCGAACGCGCCGCCAAGAATGAAGGGCTCGAAACTCTCCGGCGACAGCTCAATAACGCCATCCTCTCATACCAGTCACCTAACTA ccACGCCTTCGACCTCAATTCCAGGATTCCCTACCACTCTCTGACCGAGCGGGAACGCAAGCGGTACTGGGATGACGGCCTACACCTAACGGCCGCCGGCTACGACTGGATGGGCGcccacgtcgccgaggctctcggcgacctcgtcgagctggaACGGAACCCGGATTCGCGGAGGGCGCGGCGCGCGCGGCGCcacatcgaggaggagatctgcttcgacgaggaggacggcgatcCGCGGTCGCTCAGCGGAGGGTATGTGGTCGTGCGCATGAGAGACTTGAACTAG
- a CDS encoding Putative proteasome component (PCI) domain, winged helix-like DNA-binding domain superfamily: MALSQKVAERLAQAESVPGDKTMAYESIIADIKTLSSPATAAADLAAVLDAFFAASLGIVSTRTVLAAFVAALRDLKNDDLWIAVGNHTLSQLAAGPQASSFLDQAAAIRELVAEAHENNEDFLDAAKTLAEIPLDGSQRKVTNDDKARVWVRIARNYLEVDDTTAAETYVNKLKNIMHTVQDRDLDLHFKLSQARILDSKRDFLGASGRYHEISVSPAIAEEERLHTLGMAVKCAILAPAGPMRSRALGRLYKDERSAGLDEFGMLEKMFFDRLLAPEEVDKFAQGLQPHQLATTADGSTVLAKAVVEHNLLGASRLYRNIGFEALGSLLGLDGERAEETTARMIEQGRLLGRIDQLEEVIWFEGGEASGKKGSGRSEVVIGKEMRRWDANVQSMAEEVENVTNALQKQFPDFVETNLVV; this comes from the exons ATGGCGCTCTCGCAAAAGGTCGCCGAGCGGCTCGCCCAAGCCGAGTCCGTACCGGGGGACAAGACGATGGCCTACGAatccatcatcgccgacatcaagaccctctcctcccccgccacggcggccgccgacctcgccgccgttctcgacgccttcttcgccgcctccctcggcATTGTGTCGACGCGCACCGTActggccgccttcgtcgccgccctccgcgACCTCAAGAACGACGACCTTTGGATCGCCGTCGGGAACCACACCCTGTCCCAGCTCGCCGCGGGTCCGCAGGCGTCATCCTTCCTCgaccaggccgccgccatccgcgagctcgtcgccgaggcccacGAGAACAACGAGGACTTCCTTGACGCCGCCAAGACGCTCGCCGAGATCCCTCTCGACGGTTCCCAGCGTAAGGTAACAAACGACGACAAGGCACGCGTCTGGGTCCGCATTGCGCGGAACtacctcgaggtcgacgacactaccgccgccgagacgtACGTCAACAAGCTCAAGAACATCATGCATACGGTCCAGGaccgcgacctcgacctgCACTTCAAGCTCTCGCAGGCCCGCATCCTCGACTCGAAGCGCGACTTCCTCGGGGCCAGCGGCCGCTACCACGAGATCAGCGTCAGCccggccatcgccgaggaagagcgcCTGCACACCCTCGGCATGGCCGTCAAGTGCGCAATCCTCGCCCCCGCGGGCCCGATGCGGAGCCGCGCGCTGGGGAGGCTTTACAAGGACGAGCGGTCAGCGGGGCTGGACGAGTTCGGCATGTTGGAGAAGATGTTCTTTGACCGGCTGCTCGCGCCCGAGGAGGTGGACAAATTCGCGCAGGGCCTGCAGCCGCACCAGCTCGCGACCACGGCCGACGGGTCCACGGTGCTAgccaaggccgtcgtggAACACAACTTGCTCGGCGCGTCGCGGCTGTACCGCAACATCGGCTTCGAAGCGCTCGGCTccctgctcggcctcgacggtgagagggccgaggagacgacggcgagaatGATTGAGCAGGGCCGGTTGCTGGGCCGGAtcgaccagctcgaggaggtcatCTGgttcgagggcggcgaggcgtccgggaagaagggcagcggACGTTCCGAGGTCGTCATCGGGAAGGAGATGCGGCGGTGGGACGCTAACGTGCAGAgcatggccgaggaggtggagAACGTGACCAATGCTCTGCAGAAGCAGTTTCCC GACTTTGTGGAGACCAACTTAGTCGTCTGA
- a CDS encoding Putative DnaJ domain, co-chaperone Hsc20, co-chaperone HscB oligomerization, with translation MRVSFTTGARDISRLCTRCRQQATMARPSAMLAAANSSRAATHMRWSSGLSTSANQKRWISGTVPLFRPAAPARSSETTDSGSQESKPRMTHYEFFPITLPDGPPPKGHFPIDQRALRREFLRLQAKAHPDMHPAELKARAEATSARINEAYKTLSNPLLRAQYLLSLRGVDVANDETLKVEDPDLLMIVLEAREEIEEAASESELEGQRAANDERIRESEEVLEEAFRHDDIETAKREAVKLRYWVNIQESLNNWEAGKPIVLQH, from the coding sequence ATGCGTGTTTCATTCACGACCGGCGCAAGAGATATTTCTCGCCTTTGCACGAGATGCCGGCAACAGGCGACAATGGCCCGGCCATCTGCGATGTTGGCGGCTGCCAATAGTTCACGAGCCGCGACACATATGCGGTGGTCTTCGGGACTTTCTACTAGTGCGAACCAGAAGCGATGGATCTCGGGAACTGTTCCCCTCTTCAGgccagcggcgccggcacgGAGCAGCGAAACGACCGACTCGGGTTCACAAGAGAGCAAGCCTCGCATGACGCACTACGAATTCTTTCCCATCACACTACCTGACGGCCCGCCGCCTAAGGGTCATTTCCCCATCGACCAGCGCGCCCTCCGCCGCGAGTTCCTCCGGCTGCAGGCCAAGGCGCACCCGGATATGCATCCAGCGGAGCTCAAGGCGCGGGCGgaggcgacgtcggcgcgcATCAACGAGGCGTACAAGACACTATCGAACCCACTTCTGCGCGCGCAGTACCTGCTCTCActgcgcggcgtcgacgtggcTAACGACGAGACGCTCAAGGTCGAAGACCCGGACCTGCTGATGATTGTACTCGAGGCGCGCGAAGAGATTGAGGAGGCGGCAAGCGAGAGCGAGCTCGAAGGCCAGCGCGCGGCCAACGACGAGCGCATACGCGAGAGCGAGGAGGTACTTGAGGAGGCCTTTCGGcacgacgacatcgagacGGCGAAGCGCGAGGCCGTAAAGCTCCGGTACTGGGTCAACATTCAGGAAAGCTTGAACAACTGGGAAGCCGGGAAGCCGATTGTTCTGCAACACTGa
- a CDS encoding Putative FMN-dependent dehydrogenase, cytochrome b5-like heme/steroid binding protein yields the protein MSKVFTAEEVAKHNSPESCWVVLYGKVYDVTEFLPSHPGGSKIIVKLSGKDATEEYDPIHPPGILEENLKPENCLGTVDPESLALLQSAAAKAASQKPREGPPRLETLLNIEEIEEAATKLIPKKAWAYYFSAADDLWSKSNNNKAYRQILLRPRVFVDCTQVDTSTNLLGHHVGTPLFVAPAAMARLAHPDGERGIARAAAKFNAMQCVSNNASMTPEQIIEGSPEGQVFGWQLYVQNDRAKSEAMLKRINAMKDRYKYITLTLDAPWPGKRELDEKQQFEGAFEVESESNSKEDEAKRPGGGGVGQQLFFGTAADLTWKTTLPWLAQHTDLPIVLKGLQTHEDAYLAAKYAPQVKAIILSNHGGRALDTAPPAVHTLLEIRKYCPEVFDKIEVWVDGGIKRGTDIVKALCLGAKAVGVGRAALFGLGAGGQAGVERTYEILQAEMETCMRLLGAKSVSDLGPHFINTRAVERDIFDGESGIENKVSLWVKSKL from the exons ATGTCCAAGGTATTCACTGCTGAAGAAG TGGCCAAGCACAACAGCCCCGAGAGCTGCTGGGTAGTGCTCTACGGCAAAGTGTACGACGTGACCGAATTCCTCCCTTCTCACCCCGGCGGTTCCAAGATTATTGTGAAGCTTTCCGGCAAAGATGCGACGGAGGAGTACGACCCGATCCACCCACCGGGTATCCTTGAGGAGAACCTCAAGCCCGAGAACTGCCTTGGCACCGTAGACCCCGAGTCACTGGCACTGCTACAATCCGCTGCCGCGAAGGCTGCTTCACAGAAGCCTAGAGAGGGTCCCCCAAGACTGGAGACGCTGCTCAACATTGAAGAGATCGAGGAAGCTGCTACGAAACTCATACCCAAGAAGGCATGGGCGTACTACTTCTCTGCCGCTGACGACTTGTGGAGCAagagcaacaacaacaaggcATACAGGCAGATCCTTCTACGGCCGCGGGTTTTCGTTGACTGCACGCAAGTTGATACCTCTACAAACCTGCTGGGTCACCATGTGGGAACCCCCTTGTTCGTGGCACCGGCCGCCATGGCGAGACTCGCTCACCCAGATGGCGAGCGAGGTATTGCAAGAGCGGCGGCCAAGTTCAACGCGATGCAATGCGTATCGAACAACGCGTCCATGACCCCTGAGCAAATCATCGAGGGGTCACCCGAAGGCCAGGTCTTCGGCTGGCAGCTCTACGTTCAGAATGACCGGGCCAAGAGCGAGGCTATGCTGAAGCGAATCAATGCCATGAAGGACCGGTACAAGTATATTACCTTGACTCTGGATGCCCCATGGCCCGGGAAGCGTGAGCTCGACGAGAAGCAGCAGTTCGAGGGCGCATTCGAGGTCGAGTCCGAGTCCAACTCtaaggaggacgaggcgaagcggccgggcggcggcggtgttggcCAGCAGCTGTTCTTTGGCACGGCGGCTGACCTGACATGGAAGACGACCCTCCCTTGGCTGGCACAGCACACCGACTTGCCCATCGTCTTGAAAGGGCTGCAGACGCACGAAGATGCCTACCTAGCGGCGAAGTACGCCCCGCAGGTAAAGGCCATCATCCTGTCGAACCACGGCGGTCGCGCCCTTGATACGGCCCCTCCTGCAGTCCACACGCTGCTCGAGATCCGCAAGTACTGCCCCGAAGTATTTGACAAGATCGAGGTCtgggtcgacggcggcatcaagCGCGGAACCGACATTGTCAAGGCTTTATGCCTGGGTGCAAAggctgtcggcgtcggtcgtGCTGCGCTGTTCGgtctcggtgccggcggccaggccggTGTTGAGAGGACGTATGAGA TTCTCCAGGCAGAGATGGAGACATGCATGAGACTGCTCGGCGCCAAGAGCGTCAGCGATCTGGGCCCCCATTTT ATCAACACCCGCGCGGTGGAAAGAGACATCTTCGACGGCGAGTCTGGGATCGAGAATAAGGTCAGCCTTTGGGTGAAGTCGAAGCTGTGA